The Paenibacillus sp. FSL R7-0204 genome includes a region encoding these proteins:
- a CDS encoding Gfo/Idh/MocA family protein, translating into MTIRFGVVGTNWITDRFVQAGLENEEFLLTAVYSRTEEKGQAFAAKYAGASIYTDLEAMVSSAEVDAVYIASPNSMHAEHSLICLNHGKHVLCEKPAASNSRELKEMIIAARRNDVLFMEAMKSTFMPNFGVIRDNLYKLGQVRRYFAGYCQYSSRYDAYRQGTVLNAFNPEYSNGSLMDLGIYCLYPMVVLFGKPDTVKAAGLMLASGVDGEGSMVMRYPDMGAVIMHSKIADSYLPAEIQGENATMVIDKINQPYQVKIHYRDGTVEELTLPQVYEAMYYEVEEFIHLLKSGQRESATNSHANSLAVAELMEEARAQIGLRYASDL; encoded by the coding sequence ATGACTATTCGTTTCGGGGTTGTAGGGACTAACTGGATTACAGACCGCTTTGTACAGGCGGGACTTGAGAATGAGGAGTTTTTGCTTACGGCCGTGTATTCCCGCACAGAGGAGAAGGGACAGGCTTTTGCCGCCAAGTATGCCGGGGCTTCAATCTATACGGATCTGGAGGCGATGGTATCAAGCGCAGAGGTGGACGCGGTCTATATCGCCAGCCCCAACTCAATGCATGCGGAGCATTCATTGATCTGTCTGAATCACGGCAAGCATGTCCTCTGTGAGAAGCCGGCGGCCTCCAACAGCCGGGAGCTGAAGGAGATGATCATCGCTGCGCGCCGCAATGATGTGCTGTTCATGGAAGCGATGAAATCCACGTTCATGCCGAATTTTGGCGTGATCCGGGATAACTTATATAAGCTGGGTCAAGTCCGGCGCTACTTCGCAGGTTATTGTCAATACTCTTCGAGGTATGATGCTTACCGCCAGGGGACGGTGCTGAACGCGTTCAATCCTGAATATTCTAACGGCTCTCTGATGGATCTGGGCATCTACTGCCTGTATCCAATGGTGGTCTTGTTCGGCAAGCCGGATACAGTGAAGGCAGCAGGCCTGATGCTCGCTTCGGGTGTGGACGGCGAAGGCAGCATGGTGATGCGTTACCCGGACATGGGGGCGGTCATTATGCATTCCAAGATTGCGGACTCCTATCTGCCTGCCGAGATTCAGGGAGAGAACGCAACAATGGTTATCGACAAGATTAACCAGCCCTATCAGGTCAAAATCCACTACCGCGACGGAACCGTCGAGGAGCTTACGCTCCCGCAGGTGTATGAGGCAATGTACTATGAGGTTGAGGAGTTCATTCATCTGCTGAAGAGCGGGCAGCGGGAGAGCGCGACCAACAGCCACGCTAATTCCCTGGCGGTGGCAGAGCTGATGGAAGAGGCGAGAGCCCAGATCGGCCTTCGCTATGCTTCGGATCTCTAG